The Pseudomonas azotoformans genome has a segment encoding these proteins:
- the ispE gene encoding 4-(cytidine 5'-diphospho)-2-C-methyl-D-erythritol kinase, whose product MLHILGRREDGYHELQTLFQFLDYGDELTFAVRDDGVIKLHTEFEGVPHDSNLIVKAAKKLQEQSGCGLGIDIWIDKILPMGGGIGGGSSNAATTLLGLNHLWQLGWDDDRLAALGLTLGADVPVFVRGHAAFAEGVGEKLSPEYPEEPWYVVLVPQVSVSTAEIFSDPLLTRNSSPIKVRPVPKGNSRNDCLPVVARRYPEVRNALNLLGKFTEAKLTGTGSCVFGGFPSKAEADKVSALLTETLTGFVAKGSNVSMLHRKLQSLL is encoded by the coding sequence ATGCTGCACATTCTCGGTCGCCGTGAAGACGGTTATCACGAGTTGCAGACGCTGTTTCAATTTCTTGACTACGGCGATGAGCTGACCTTCGCCGTGCGCGACGATGGCGTGATCAAGCTGCATACCGAATTCGAAGGCGTGCCTCACGACAGCAACCTGATCGTGAAGGCGGCGAAAAAACTTCAGGAACAATCCGGATGCGGGCTAGGTATCGATATCTGGATCGATAAAATTTTGCCCATGGGCGGTGGAATCGGCGGCGGCAGCTCGAATGCCGCAACCACATTGCTGGGTCTGAATCACTTGTGGCAACTGGGTTGGGACGATGATCGCCTGGCCGCGCTGGGCCTGACACTGGGCGCCGACGTCCCGGTTTTCGTGCGTGGGCACGCGGCTTTCGCCGAGGGCGTTGGGGAGAAACTCAGCCCGGAATACCCCGAAGAGCCATGGTATGTCGTGCTTGTGCCGCAAGTATCTGTAAGTACAGCAGAAATTTTTTCAGATCCGTTGTTGACACGTAACTCTTCTCCCATTAAAGTGCGCCCCGTTCCCAAGGGAAACAGTCGAAATGACTGCTTACCGGTTGTAGCAAGGCGTTATCCAGAGGTACGTAACGCTTTGAATTTGTTAGGTAAATTTACCGAAGCAAAATTAACCGGAACTGGAAGTTGTGTGTTTGGGGGCTTCCCAAGCAAAGCTGAAGCTGATAAAGTCTCGGCCCTTCTTACAGAGACCCTTACAGGGTTTGTAGCAAAGGGAAGCAACGTTTCGATGTTGCATCGCAAGCTGCAAAGTCTGCTCTAA
- the lolB gene encoding lipoprotein insertase outer membrane protein LolB — protein sequence MFLRHIVVFSFIALLAGCAGFGARESVVGQGNPAQWKQHKDQLSSIDGWQIEGKVGVRAPKDSGSGTLFWLQRQDYYDIRLSGPLGRGAARLTGRPGQVSLEVANQGRYEATSPETLLEEQIGWKLPVSHLVWWVRGLPAPDSKSRLSLNGDSRLATLEQDGWQVEYLSYVEQSGYSLPERIKLHGPDLDVTLVIKDWQPRKLGQ from the coding sequence ATGTTCTTGCGCCACATTGTCGTTTTCAGCTTCATCGCCCTGCTCGCCGGTTGCGCGGGTTTCGGCGCCCGTGAATCCGTTGTAGGCCAGGGCAACCCGGCGCAATGGAAGCAGCATAAAGATCAGCTCAGCAGCATCGACGGCTGGCAGATCGAAGGCAAAGTCGGGGTTCGCGCGCCGAAGGATTCCGGCAGCGGCACCTTGTTCTGGCTGCAACGCCAGGACTACTACGATATCCGCCTGTCCGGCCCGCTGGGGCGTGGCGCAGCGCGCCTGACCGGTCGACCAGGGCAAGTCAGCCTCGAGGTGGCCAATCAGGGGCGCTATGAAGCGACTTCGCCGGAAACGCTGCTGGAAGAACAAATTGGCTGGAAGCTGCCGGTGTCTCACCTGGTCTGGTGGGTACGCGGCCTGCCCGCGCCTGACAGCAAGAGCCGCCTGAGCCTCAATGGCGACAGCCGCCTGGCCACACTGGAGCAGGATGGCTGGCAGGTGGAATATTTGAGCTACGTAGAGCAAAGCGGTTATTCGCTGCCCGAGCGCATCAAACTGCATGGCCCCGACCTTGACGTCACGCTGGTGATCAAGGACTGGCAACCGCGCAAGCTGGGGCAATAA